The nucleotide sequence AGGATTCAGACGTGGAGCTGCCCTTCGATGACGACGAGGTGGATCCGCTCCAGGCTGACGACCCGCGTCCCCAGCGGGTGCCCCAGTTTCCCGCCGGCTCCCGCCGCAGCCGGCGCCAGGGCCCGGGAGGGCGCGCCAACAGCGACCGCGAACTCGCCTCCCGCTTCGACACCTCGAATGAATACTCGGACCCCGGGTACGCGCCTGCCTTCCTGTACGTCGAACGAGGCCCTGGCGCCGGGCAGTTGGTGCCCGTCAAACAGGGGGCGCTGGTCATCGGGCGGTCCTCCTCATCCGACCTCCGCCTGCAGCACCCGTCCATCAGCCGCCGGCATGCGCACCTGACCCGCCGCGGCGAGCGCTTCTTCCTGAAGGACCTCAGCAGCCAGAACGGCACCTTCCTCAACCGCCATCGCATCACCTCGGAGGTCGAGCTGATGCCGGGGGACGAGGTGTCCCTCGGCAATGCCCTGCTGCGCCTGCGCGGCCCTGGTGGAACCCCTGCCCTGGGGGTGCCCGCCGTCTCCCACGACGACAAGCCGCCTTCGCGCAGGGCCTTGAGCACGGTGGGGGTGGCCCTGGGCGCCGCGGCGCTGGGTTCGGGTGTGGCCGCGCTCATCGCGCTGCTTTCCATGCGGATGGCCGGCGGCGCGGAGCACACCTCTCCCACCCCGCCACCCGCTGCCCCCCGGAGTACGGCCGCCGCTTCGCCGGCCGTGGCCGCGTCGGGTGCGCCCACGCGGCTCGACATGGAAGTGCCCGCAGCCAGCAGCGCCGACAAGACAGGCGACACGACAACTGGAGTCGCGACGGCCACCACGGAGGATCCGCCTCCCGAAGCGGAGAACGCGCCCCTGACGCCCAAGGCCACGGGCATCAGCGCCCTGAACGTGGCGCGTGGCACCACGAAGCAGGTGCGTCCCGTTCCCGTGGCCGTGGCCCCCTCGAACAAGCGGGCGGCTGGGGCGCGCGATTCGGCGGCGGCGCCATCCGACGCCACCTCCGCGAAGGAGGCCGAGGTCCTGCGCCGCTACGAAGCGGGAGATTTGGCGGCGGCCCGGGACCTGGCCCAGGCGGAGAAGCTCACCACGCTGCACGGGCAGCTCATCCGTTTCGAGACCGCCGAGGCGCAGGCGAAGAAGGCCCTGGCGCAGCGGGACTTTCCGGAGGCCATTGCCCAGCTGACGCTCGCCATTTCCGTGGACGACGCCCTGGCACATGGCTGGAGCAAACACGGACCGCCCCTGCGCAAGCAGTTGTCGCGACTCCACGTCCAGGTCGGCACGGAGCATGCCGCCGCGGGCCGGGTGAGCGAGGCGCGCGCCGCCTTCGAGCAGGCCCTGAAGCACGACACGGGCAACCGCGAGGCCCGCGAGCAACTCGGCCGGCTCACCGGCGCTTCAGCCCCCTGACCAGCAGCATCGCGTTGAGCACCACGAAGGTGACCAGCGCCAGGCACACGAGCAGCAACCCCCTGTCCGTGCCGGGCCGCTCGCCTTCTATGAGCAGCCACAATCGGCCGTCCCGCGGTTGGAGCTCGCCCATGCGCTCCATCAGGGCCAGCGCATCGCGGTAGCGAGGGGCATCCTCTTGCGCCAGCAGCCGCCCTCGCACGGCGAAGGGACGCTGGTCGGGCTGCGGCGGTGGACGGCCATCCGTCCACTGCTCCCCCGGGAGCGCTGGACGGCGCACCACGAAGGGCGAGTCTCGCAGCCCCACGAGGACATACAGCGCGCCGTCCGCGCGCTCATAGGCGCCCCGGACCGTGGGCACGCCATGCACCTGGGCGTATCGGTTGGAAACGAGCGCCTCGAAGCGGTACGCCCCTTCCGCCCCCAACGTCAGCGGCACGCTGGGGGACAGGAAATACGACAAGTCCTTCCGCTGCATGCCGAGCAGCACCAGTCCCACGGCGATGGCCATGACCGCGGCCATGGGCCGTACGCCCACGCGGCGGCGTGACAACCGGAACTCGAG is from Myxococcus virescens and encodes:
- a CDS encoding FHA domain-containing protein, with product MELPFDDDEVDPLQADDPRPQRVPQFPAGSRRSRRQGPGGRANSDRELASRFDTSNEYSDPGYAPAFLYVERGPGAGQLVPVKQGALVIGRSSSSDLRLQHPSISRRHAHLTRRGERFFLKDLSSQNGTFLNRHRITSEVELMPGDEVSLGNALLRLRGPGGTPALGVPAVSHDDKPPSRRALSTVGVALGAAALGSGVAALIALLSMRMAGGAEHTSPTPPPAAPRSTAAASPAVAASGAPTRLDMEVPAASSADKTGDTTTGVATATTEDPPPEAENAPLTPKATGISALNVARGTTKQVRPVPVAVAPSNKRAAGARDSAAAPSDATSAKEAEVLRRYEAGDLAAARDLAQAEKLTTLHGQLIRFETAEAQAKKALAQRDFPEAIAQLTLAISVDDALAHGWSKHGPPLRKQLSRLHVQVGTEHAAAGRVSEARAAFEQALKHDTGNREAREQLGRLTGASAP